One window from the genome of Glycine soja cultivar W05 chromosome 12, ASM419377v2, whole genome shotgun sequence encodes:
- the LOC114378220 gene encoding zinc finger protein ZAT12-like translates to MKRGRDKESEVGMANCLMLLTKVGETETPSRERVLSCGDFRCKTCNRKFHSFQALGGHRASHKKLKLMASNLSCSMAQKKHQCPICGLEFGIGQALGGHMRKHRSASLNEGLITHDHAVPTSNGAERLRLCLDSNLGPYENDLNLILRTPVLNLFI, encoded by the coding sequence ATGAAGAGAGGCAGAGATAAGGAGAGTGAGGTGGGCATGGCTAATTGTTTGATGTTACTGACCAAAGTTGGTGAAACTGAAACCCCATCAAGAGAGAGGGTTCTAAGTTGTGGTGATTTTAGGTGCAAGACATGTAACAGGAAATTCCATTCGTTTCAAGCACTTGGGGGCCACCGAGCCAGCCACAAGAAGCTAAAACTCATGGCTTCAAACCTTTCGTGTTCGATGGCACAAAAAAAGCACCAGTGCCCCATTTGTGGGCTTGAGTTTGGGATTGGACAAGCCCTCGGAGGGCACATGAGAAAACATAGATCAGCTTCCTTAAATGAAGGTTTGATAACTCACGATCATGCTGTGCCAACATCTAATGGTGCTGAAAGGCTTCGTTTGTGCTTGGACTCGAACTTGGGACCGTACGAGAATGATCTCAACCTCATTTTAAGGACACCTGTTTTAAATTTGTTCATTTGA